The following are from one region of the Candidatus Binatia bacterium genome:
- a CDS encoding DUF433 domain-containing protein, which translates to MKSLKLGEYIVRDPEICHGKPTFKGTRIMVEQVLEMVAEGITWEQIIAEHDGAISREAIAEALRLAGRSFSEKNTVRRTG; encoded by the coding sequence GTGAAATCCCTAAAACTCGGAGAATACATTGTCAGGGACCCTGAGATCTGCCACGGCAAGCCGACCTTTAAGGGAACGCGGATTATGGTGGAGCAAGTCCTGGAGATGGTCGCCGAAGGCATCACGTGGGAGCAGATCATTGCGGAGCATGACGGCGCAATCAGCCGGGAAGCGATCGCAGAGGCCCTGCGGCTGGCAGGCCGATCTTTCTCCGAGAAAAACACAGTCCGGCGCACTGGTTGA